The genome window TGCGACCTGTTCGGGCGTCGTGTCGTTGATGAAGGCGCCCATGGCGGCTTCGGAGCCGGCCAGGAACTTGAGCTTGTCCTCGGCCCTGCGCGGCGAGGTGAGCTGAAGGTGCAGATAGCCGGCCTCCCGCAGCTCCGGGACCAGCGGCGCCTGATGCCATGCGGCGATGTACGGCGTCGGTGTGCTGTAGATCCCGTCTACCCGCGCCAACAGGTCGAGGTACAGCGTGGTCAGCTCGTCCCTTTCCTCGCCCGTGAGCGCGGCGATGTCCGGTACGTGGCGGTGCGGCACCAGATGGACCTCCAGCGGCCAGCGCGCGGCGAAGGGCACGTAGGCGCTGAAGTGCTCACCCTCAAGCACCAGTCGTTCGCCCGAGTCGCGTTCCGACTTCAGAACCGAGCCCATCAGCGTCTGGCGGCCGTCCACGGCGTCGTAATAACGGCGCGCCTGACGGCCCATGAGGGCCGCGCGGGGTGTGACGAAGGGGTAGGCGTAGATCTGGCCGTGTGGGTGAAGGAGGGTGACGCCGATCTCCGCGCCGCGGTTCTCGAACGGAAACACCTGGCGAATGCCCTCCATCGCGGAGAGCACCTCCGTGCGGTGTGCCCACGCGTCAATGACCGTGCGCGCCCGTTCCGGTGAAAGTGACCCGAAGGAGCCTTCATGGGAAGAATCGAAGGCGACCACTTCGCACCGCCCGTAGGCCGACGTCGTCGTGCCCCAGCCGCTGCTGCCCGCCTCGCTGTCCGGAAGGGGACCGAGGTCGGGGCCGAATGAGGAGAACCGGTTCTCGAACACCACCACTTCGTAGTCCGACGCCGGTATCTCCGACAGGTTCGCAGCGGTGGATGGGCAGAGCGGACACTGGTCGGCAGGAGGCAGGTGGGTGCGGGTCTGGCGGTGAGCCGCCACTGCAGTCCATTCGCCGGTCAGCGGATCGTAGCGCACGTCGCCGGTGCCACCGCGTGGCGGCAGCCCTCGGTGGTCGACGACGGCGGCCGGGTCCCGGTGCGCAGCGGCGGACTCTTCCGTGGCGTCGAAGTAGATGAGCTCGCGACCGTCGGACAGACGGGTAGGGGTTATCTGGGTCATTGCGTGTCCTCGGAATTGGATGGAGGGCTGAGGATGGTGGTGCTCTCTGCGAAGCGCGGGTCTTTCGGCGGGCAGTCGGTCACCAGGCAGTGCACCTCGTCGATCCCGGCGATCCGGGCCAGGCTCACGGTCCCGATCTTGGTGGAATCCGCCAGCACCACGAGGCGGCCGCACTGCTGCGCAAATGCACGGTTGGTGTCTGCCTCGGCCAGGTTCGGAGTGGTGATCCCTGCTTCGGCATCAACCCCGTGGACACCCATGAAACAGACATCCACGTTGAGTGATTTCACCGTCGCCGTAGCGAGCGGCCCCACGAGCGCTTCCGACGGCGACCGCTCACCTCCGGTGAGCAGAACTGTGATTCCCGGTGCCGCGATCCGGTGCAGCTTTTCGGCCGCGGGAAGCGAATTGGTCAGGACGGTCAGTGGGCCCAACAGGTGCTCAACGAGCCGGTAGGTGGTGGTGCCGCCGGTGAGTGCGAGGGTCATGCCGGGCTCGATGAGCTGCGCCGCGGCCGCGGCGATGGCCTCCTTCGCGTCAATGCGCTGATCCGCGTTGGCCCCGAAGCCCGGCTCAAGTGCGTTGAGGGCCTGGCGCGAGGCGGCACCTCCATGGACCTTGCGCAACGCACCC of Arthrobacter sp. JZ12 contains these proteins:
- a CDS encoding DeoR/GlpR family DNA-binding transcription regulator, coding for MLAADRHAAILAKLAGRRTVRVSELAEDLGVSEMTVRRDIDALHGTGALRKVHGGAASRQALNALEPGFGANADQRIDAKEAIAAAAAQLIEPGMTLALTGGTTTYRLVEHLLGPLTVLTNSLPAAEKLHRIAAPGITVLLTGGERSPSEALVGPLATATVKSLNVDVCFMGVHGVDAEAGITTPNLAEADTNRAFAQQCGRLVVLADSTKIGTVSLARIAGIDEVHCLVTDCPPKDPRFAESTTILSPPSNSEDTQ
- the galT gene encoding galactose-1-phosphate uridylyltransferase encodes the protein MTQITPTRLSDGRELIYFDATEESAAAHRDPAAVVDHRGLPPRGGTGDVRYDPLTGEWTAVAAHRQTRTHLPPADQCPLCPSTAANLSEIPASDYEVVVFENRFSSFGPDLGPLPDSEAGSSGWGTTTSAYGRCEVVAFDSSHEGSFGSLSPERARTVIDAWAHRTEVLSAMEGIRQVFPFENRGAEIGVTLLHPHGQIYAYPFVTPRAALMGRQARRYYDAVDGRQTLMGSVLKSERDSGERLVLEGEHFSAYVPFAARWPLEVHLVPHRHVPDIAALTGEERDELTTLYLDLLARVDGIYSTPTPYIAAWHQAPLVPELREAGYLHLQLTSPRRAEDKLKFLAGSEAAMGAFINDTTPEQVAATLRAAVPAVPAGKDTP